In one Mucilaginibacter ginsenosidivorax genomic region, the following are encoded:
- a CDS encoding alpha-L-arabinofuranosidase C-terminal domain-containing protein, with the protein MIKKLCFIICICLAFQQRVNAQSINQKEAVVDVTIDADHKGPVISKLVYGQFIELLFNYFEGGLWAEMLGDRKFFYPVNSNEKLIPGNSRNYLGRWKPLGPDAFVKMDSANVYTGEHSVKVIMENKAAHGIQQGGLTFFKNKAYAGYVIVKAKKGTTININITADDNLGNLSIALPVITSGFHKYPFKFRATTGKATFQVSAKGNGFFNIGAVSLMPADNVQGFRADILHDLREMNLGIIRWGGNASSGYDWRNGIGERDKRAPKYDYAWSAMESNDVGTDEYMTLCKLLNVVPYIGVNAGFGEAYSAAQWVQYVNGAASTPMGKLRAQNGHPQPYNVKWWGIGNEMYGEWQLGHMPIKYYVIKHEVFAREMKKQDPSIILVASGASPFEMGATSVYVSHPEIAHVPYSYGSEQDWSGNLLARDARYMNFIAEHLYPISDSAYNEKTQRFDHVNDSLPQRIRRLPNRIKGATEAFEQYLNTIPEVKSRNILMAMDEWRMKDGWGLEDALATAEGFNEIARHTDIIKMSAYTSTSAPLGLLYNATASAMQPNGLVIKLYADHFGSIPVMVSGNADQPQIAGTTGADRPAVSSGSSTYPLDVMAALTNDGKKITIAVVNPTRQTQTLHILYKNISIAADGQKWTIAGSDLKAINVPGAKPTIGIIPSAVKNAGQVLITWPLSVTLFELNINNYKTGK; encoded by the coding sequence GTGATAAAAAAACTTTGCTTTATAATTTGCATATGCCTTGCGTTTCAGCAACGGGTTAATGCGCAATCCATAAATCAAAAGGAAGCCGTTGTTGATGTTACTATTGATGCGGACCATAAAGGGCCGGTAATATCAAAACTGGTGTACGGGCAGTTTATTGAATTGTTGTTTAATTATTTTGAAGGTGGCCTGTGGGCCGAAATGCTGGGCGACCGGAAATTCTTTTACCCGGTAAACTCAAATGAAAAATTAATACCCGGTAATTCCCGTAACTATTTAGGCCGATGGAAGCCGCTTGGTCCCGATGCGTTTGTAAAAATGGATAGCGCGAACGTCTACACAGGGGAGCATTCGGTTAAAGTTATCATGGAAAATAAGGCAGCACACGGTATACAACAAGGCGGCCTTACTTTTTTTAAAAATAAGGCTTATGCCGGTTACGTAATTGTTAAAGCCAAAAAAGGCACCACAATAAATATAAATATTACTGCTGATGATAATTTAGGCAACCTGAGCATCGCGCTTCCGGTGATAACCAGCGGGTTTCATAAATATCCTTTTAAGTTTAGGGCAACTACAGGCAAAGCCACTTTTCAGGTTTCGGCAAAAGGTAATGGTTTCTTTAATATCGGCGCGGTTTCTTTAATGCCTGCCGATAATGTACAAGGTTTCAGGGCCGATATTTTGCATGATTTAAGGGAGATGAATTTGGGCATCATCCGCTGGGGCGGTAATGCATCATCCGGTTATGATTGGCGCAATGGTATCGGCGAGAGGGACAAACGAGCCCCCAAATATGATTACGCCTGGAGCGCCATGGAATCAAACGATGTTGGTACGGATGAATATATGACCCTTTGCAAGTTACTGAATGTGGTGCCCTACATTGGCGTAAATGCCGGTTTTGGCGAGGCATATTCAGCTGCTCAATGGGTACAGTATGTTAATGGTGCGGCATCAACTCCAATGGGTAAACTGAGGGCCCAAAACGGGCATCCGCAGCCCTATAACGTAAAATGGTGGGGTATAGGTAACGAGATGTATGGCGAGTGGCAACTGGGCCACATGCCTATAAAATATTACGTGATAAAACACGAGGTTTTTGCCCGGGAAATGAAAAAACAAGACCCATCAATTATCCTGGTGGCATCCGGCGCATCGCCATTTGAAATGGGTGCGACATCGGTATATGTTAGTCACCCCGAAATTGCACATGTGCCGTATAGCTACGGCTCGGAGCAGGATTGGTCGGGCAATTTGCTGGCCCGCGATGCCAGGTACATGAATTTTATAGCCGAACATTTATACCCCATATCCGATTCGGCCTACAACGAAAAAACGCAACGGTTTGATCATGTAAACGATTCGTTACCGCAACGCATCAGGCGCCTGCCCAACCGTATAAAAGGGGCGACAGAAGCTTTTGAACAATACCTGAACACTATCCCCGAAGTTAAAAGCAGGAACATCCTGATGGCGATGGACGAATGGCGCATGAAAGATGGCTGGGGATTGGAAGACGCGCTGGCAACTGCCGAAGGTTTTAATGAAATAGCCCGGCATACGGATATTATCAAAATGTCGGCCTATACATCTACAAGCGCGCCGCTGGGTTTGCTGTACAACGCAACCGCAAGCGCCATGCAGCCCAATGGCCTGGTTATTAAACTATATGCCGATCATTTTGGCAGTATCCCGGTAATGGTAAGCGGTAATGCCGATCAGCCCCAAATTGCCGGAACCACAGGTGCCGACAGGCCGGCTGTTTCATCGGGCAGTAGCACCTATCCGTTAGATGTAATGGCCGCGCTGACTAATGATGGTAAAAAAATAACCATCGCGGTGGTTAATCCAACAAGGCAAACACAAACGCTGCATATACTATATAAAAACATAAGCATTGCCGCCGACGGGCAAAAATGGACTATAGCAGGCAGCGATTTAAAAGCCATCAATGTGCCGGGAGCTAAACCAACAATCGGCATTATACCATCAGCAGTAAAAAATGCCGGTCAGGTACTCATCACCTGGCCTTTAAGCGTAACACTATTCGAACTCAACATAAACAATTATAAAACCGGGAAATAG
- a CDS encoding arabinan endo-1,5-alpha-L-arabinosidase, which translates to MMKKAKYLLATAALAIVMLSCSKKETPAPAKTDTTTTPVPPAAFDINSITDTYADISAFTYYPKWTVYNVHDPSIKKFGDYYYCYSTDVGFGIDVRSGLQIRRSKDLVQWEFVGWVFSTLPAQGSAYITGKGGTPFNSLWAPYVMNVGSEYRLYYSLSSAVARLSVIGMATATSPEGPWTEKGVVVTSANDASIQTNAIDPTVVTTTAGEQYMYYGSAWDGIYILKLDASTGLAASPGDKGKRIANRGFTGGKYNGNIEGAEVIYNPDLKKYFLFISYDWLQTKYNVRVGRGDSPTGPFYDYNGVDINTNVDHGPMVLAPYQFNGHGGWQGTAHCAVFDDGSGQYFMAHQGRPGVNSYFMDLHVRKISWTPDGWPVVSPERYANVAQTAIASADIAGTYEKITLGYHVVVGYGTEQTNPDFQVATTFKLDAAGTIDGNATDTWTYASPYITLKYAAGATYKLKVERERDWENKVASTLIFTGLDNAGIAVWGKKK; encoded by the coding sequence ATGATGAAGAAAGCAAAATACCTATTGGCAACAGCAGCATTAGCAATAGTAATGTTATCCTGCTCAAAAAAGGAAACACCTGCGCCAGCCAAAACAGATACAACTACAACACCGGTGCCCCCCGCAGCTTTTGATATCAATTCCATTACGGATACCTATGCCGATATCTCGGCTTTTACTTATTACCCAAAATGGACAGTATACAACGTACACGATCCATCCATCAAAAAATTTGGCGATTATTATTATTGCTACAGTACCGATGTTGGTTTTGGGATAGATGTCCGGTCGGGCCTGCAAATCCGCCGGTCAAAGGATTTGGTGCAATGGGAATTTGTGGGCTGGGTGTTTTCAACATTACCGGCGCAGGGTTCGGCGTATATCACAGGCAAGGGTGGTACGCCGTTTAACTCGTTATGGGCACCCTATGTAATGAACGTAGGGTCAGAATACCGGCTGTATTATTCCCTGTCATCGGCCGTAGCGCGTTTAAGCGTTATCGGCATGGCAACCGCCACATCGCCCGAAGGGCCGTGGACCGAAAAAGGGGTAGTGGTAACATCGGCCAATGATGCATCCATCCAAACCAACGCCATCGATCCAACGGTCGTAACCACCACCGCAGGCGAGCAGTATATGTATTACGGTTCGGCATGGGATGGTATTTATATTTTAAAGCTGGATGCTTCAACCGGCCTTGCGGCATCTCCCGGCGATAAAGGCAAACGCATTGCTAACCGTGGTTTTACGGGTGGCAAATACAATGGCAACATTGAAGGCGCCGAGGTGATTTACAATCCCGACCTGAAAAAATATTTCCTGTTTATCAGTTACGATTGGCTGCAAACCAAATACAATGTTAGGGTGGGCAGGGGCGATAGCCCAACCGGTCCGTTTTATGATTATAACGGGGTGGATATCAATACCAATGTTGATCATGGGCCGATGGTTTTGGCACCATACCAGTTCAACGGCCATGGTGGCTGGCAGGGAACCGCGCATTGTGCCGTATTTGACGATGGCAGCGGGCAATATTTTATGGCGCACCAGGGCCGGCCGGGCGTTAACTCCTATTTTATGGATCTTCATGTTCGCAAAATATCATGGACACCTGATGGCTGGCCGGTTGTATCGCCGGAGCGTTATGCCAATGTTGCCCAAACAGCTATTGCCAGTGCCGATATAGCAGGTACTTACGAAAAGATAACTTTAGGTTATCATGTAGTGGTAGGTTACGGCACCGAGCAAACCAATCCCGATTTCCAGGTAGCTACTACCTTTAAACTGGATGCCGCCGGTACCATAGATGGCAACGCTACCGATACCTGGACTTACGCATCGCCTTATATCACCTTAAAGTACGCTGCAGGTGCCACCTACAAATTAAAAGTTGAACGCGAACGCGACTGGGAAAACAAAGTTGCATCAACGTTAATATTTACCGGGCTGGATAATGCTGGTATAGCTGTTTGGGGGAAGAAGAAATAG
- a CDS encoding alpha-L-arabinofuranosidase C-terminal domain-containing protein, whose translation MIRKAFFTFCGAGMLLSAQAQTPRVYTIQADKIKTPIQKTMYGIFFEDINQAADGGVYAELIKNRSFEFNMPMMAWDDHKKDGGEGRVEVINRATERPENPHFIKAYVTSETGSFGLENEGFRGGTGIKEGETYSFSVMARQNGDSNVKLNIELHGDNDAIIGKADLSAPDKEWNRYSVKFTASATAKKAKVYVWLTGKGVIDLDMISLFPEHTWKNRPGGLRADLVQKLADIKPGFLRFPGGCIVEGRELNTRYQWKKSIGDIDKRTNIINRWNTEFAHRPAPDYYQTFGLGFMEYFMTAEDIGASPLPILNCGMACEFNTSEMVPLDQLDPYLQDALDLIEFANGDVNTQWGKLRTDLGHPAPFNLKLIGVGNEQWGPQYIDRWKIFTKAIKEKYPDVKIVSALGPFPKGPEFDLLNKTFRSLGADILDEHYYASPKWFRDNARRYDNYDRKGPKIFAGEYAAQSVQTGSPLNKNTWECALAEAAFMTGLERNADVVNMASYAPLFAHVDGWQWTPDLIWFDNLKSYGTPNYYVQQLFSLNKGTDVVPLMLGNESVAGQDGCYATASLDKNTNELIIKFVNTAATAQNVSFKIDGGNYQKKATVITLHSEKGSDENSLDNPTAISPVQSNIAVSGKSVNVNVEPNTFKIIRLKSK comes from the coding sequence ATGATCAGGAAAGCTTTTTTTACTTTTTGCGGTGCAGGCATGCTTTTATCGGCACAGGCGCAAACGCCCCGGGTTTATACCATACAGGCCGATAAAATTAAAACACCCATACAAAAAACCATGTACGGTATCTTTTTTGAAGATATTAACCAGGCTGCCGACGGTGGTGTGTATGCCGAATTAATAAAAAACCGGTCGTTTGAGTTTAACATGCCTATGATGGCCTGGGACGATCATAAAAAAGACGGCGGCGAAGGCCGGGTAGAAGTAATTAACCGTGCTACCGAAAGGCCGGAAAACCCTCATTTTATAAAAGCCTATGTAACATCAGAAACCGGATCATTCGGTTTGGAAAATGAAGGCTTCCGTGGTGGAACCGGCATTAAGGAAGGCGAAACGTACAGCTTTTCGGTAATGGCAAGGCAAAACGGCGACAGTAATGTAAAACTGAATATAGAATTGCATGGCGATAATGATGCCATCATTGGCAAAGCCGATTTGAGCGCGCCCGATAAAGAGTGGAACCGTTACAGCGTAAAATTTACGGCATCGGCTACAGCAAAAAAAGCGAAGGTTTATGTTTGGCTAACAGGCAAAGGCGTTATCGACCTGGATATGATCTCGTTGTTTCCTGAACATACCTGGAAAAACAGGCCGGGAGGCTTACGCGCCGACCTGGTACAAAAGCTTGCCGATATTAAGCCTGGCTTCCTGCGTTTCCCCGGCGGATGTATTGTAGAAGGCCGCGAACTGAATACCCGCTATCAGTGGAAAAAAAGTATTGGCGATATTGACAAACGCACCAACATTATTAACCGCTGGAACACCGAATTCGCACATCGCCCGGCGCCCGATTATTACCAAACTTTTGGCCTGGGCTTTATGGAATATTTCATGACAGCCGAAGATATCGGCGCATCGCCGCTGCCTATCCTGAATTGCGGTATGGCCTGCGAGTTTAACACATCCGAAATGGTTCCGTTGGATCAGCTTGATCCTTATTTACAGGATGCACTTGATCTGATTGAATTTGCCAATGGCGATGTGAATACCCAATGGGGCAAGTTACGTACTGATCTTGGCCACCCGGCACCTTTTAACCTGAAATTGATTGGTGTGGGTAACGAGCAATGGGGCCCGCAGTACATTGACAGGTGGAAGATATTTACCAAAGCCATTAAAGAAAAATACCCTGATGTGAAAATTGTATCGGCCTTAGGTCCGTTCCCTAAAGGGCCGGAGTTTGATTTGCTGAACAAAACTTTCCGCAGCCTGGGCGCTGACATCCTGGACGAACATTATTACGCGTCGCCAAAATGGTTCAGGGACAATGCCCGCCGTTATGATAATTACGACCGCAAAGGGCCAAAAATATTTGCCGGCGAATATGCCGCGCAGAGTGTACAAACAGGTAGCCCGCTAAACAAAAATACATGGGAATGCGCCCTTGCCGAGGCAGCCTTTATGACCGGCCTTGAACGTAATGCCGATGTTGTTAACATGGCATCATACGCGCCACTTTTTGCCCATGTAGACGGCTGGCAATGGACACCAGATTTGATCTGGTTTGATAACCTGAAAAGCTACGGTACGCCAAACTACTACGTACAGCAGTTGTTTTCGCTTAACAAAGGTACCGATGTGGTACCCCTGATGCTGGGCAACGAGTCGGTCGCCGGGCAAGACGGCTGTTATGCCACCGCCAGTTTGGATAAAAACACCAACGAGCTGATCATCAAATTTGTAAATACTGCCGCCACGGCCCAAAATGTAAGCTTTAAAATAGACGGTGGAAACTACCAGAAAAAAGCTACGGTGATTACACTACACAGCGAAAAAGGCAGCGACGAAAACTCGTTGGATAACCCAACCGCGATAAGCCCGGTACAAAGCAACATCGCGGTAAGCGGCAAATCGGTAAATGTTAACGTGGAGCCTAATACGTTTAAAATAATCAGGTTGAAGAGTAAGTAG
- a CDS encoding family 43 glycosylhydrolase produces the protein MKKLTIAILLITSCIITHAQELKTDISVHDPVIMKQDSAYYIFCTGMGISMWSSADKVHWKREQPVFTSAPQWAVDAIPGFKGHIWAPDISYYNGLYYLFYSVSAFGKNTSAIGVATNTTLHPNDPAYQWVDHGKVIQSVPGKTNWNAIDPNLFTDKDCTPYLVFGSFWDGLKLVKLNNDRLSVAENIDNIPTIATRRKVVSENLPAVDGNPVDAGGNAIEGPFIYRHDKYFYLFASIDYCCKGPKSTYKMIIGRSKTLKGPYLDKTGLAMNKGGGSILLEGDNKWYGVGHNGVARFDGDDYIIYHGYDAADRGISKLQLKKLSWVDGWPVIGER, from the coding sequence TTGAAAAAACTAACCATCGCCATCCTTTTAATAACCTCCTGCATTATCACGCATGCGCAGGAGTTAAAAACCGATATATCGGTGCATGATCCGGTGATCATGAAGCAGGATAGCGCGTATTATATTTTTTGCACCGGCATGGGTATATCCATGTGGTCATCGGCAGATAAGGTGCATTGGAAACGTGAACAGCCTGTGTTTACAAGCGCGCCACAATGGGCGGTTGATGCTATCCCCGGCTTTAAAGGGCATATCTGGGCACCAGATATCTCGTATTATAACGGGCTTTACTACCTGTTTTATTCGGTATCAGCATTTGGCAAAAACACGTCAGCCATTGGTGTGGCTACCAATACCACTTTACATCCTAATGATCCGGCTTATCAATGGGTTGATCATGGTAAAGTGATCCAATCTGTGCCCGGTAAAACCAATTGGAATGCTATCGACCCTAATTTATTTACCGATAAAGATTGTACGCCTTACCTGGTATTCGGCTCGTTTTGGGATGGACTGAAATTGGTTAAGCTTAATAACGACAGGTTAAGCGTTGCCGAAAATATAGATAATATCCCAACCATTGCAACGCGCAGAAAAGTGGTTAGCGAAAACCTCCCCGCTGTGGATGGTAACCCGGTTGATGCAGGTGGTAACGCCATTGAAGGCCCGTTTATTTACAGGCATGATAAATACTTTTACCTTTTTGCATCGATAGACTACTGCTGTAAAGGACCTAAGAGTACTTACAAAATGATCATCGGCCGTTCAAAAACGTTAAAAGGGCCTTATCTTGATAAAACCGGCCTGGCCATGAACAAAGGCGGCGGCAGCATTTTATTGGAGGGCGATAATAAATGGTATGGCGTAGGCCATAATGGTGTTGCCCGCTTTGACGGCGACGATTACATCATTTACCACGGTTACGACGCTGCAGATAGGGGTATATCCAAATTACAATTAAAAAAATTGAGCTGGGTTGATGGATGGCCGGTGATAGGGGAACGGTAA
- a CDS encoding glycoside hydrolase family 43 protein yields the protein MKTSKYLLVLSLTLCCLASAQAQTVKSDTVIHTDGNPIIRHEFTADPAAMVYKGKVYLYTGHDEAPANHNGYVMHNWTCFSSSDMVTWTEHPSPMNVKDFTWARDDAWASQVIERNGKFYWYVAVEHATIHGKAIGVGVSDSPTGPFKDARGTALVTNDMTKAVKHSWDDIDPSVIIDKDGQAYLFWGNGICYYAKLKPNMTELDGEIKTITLSHYTEAPWIHERNGWYYLSYAYEFPEKIAYAMSRNINGPWVYKGIINEIAGNSNTNHQAIINFKGKDYFIYHNGALVPDAGSFHRSVCIDYLYYNKDGTIKRVVMTSEGVSKVK from the coding sequence ATGAAAACATCAAAATACCTGCTTGTACTATCACTAACACTATGCTGCCTCGCTTCGGCCCAAGCGCAAACTGTAAAATCGGATACCGTTATCCATACCGACGGCAACCCAATCATTCGTCATGAATTTACGGCTGATCCTGCCGCTATGGTATACAAAGGAAAAGTATACCTGTATACCGGACACGACGAGGCCCCAGCCAACCATAACGGCTACGTAATGCACAACTGGACATGTTTTTCATCTTCGGATATGGTTACCTGGACAGAACATCCTTCGCCGATGAATGTGAAAGATTTTACCTGGGCGCGGGATGATGCCTGGGCATCACAAGTAATTGAGCGCAATGGCAAATTTTACTGGTATGTAGCGGTTGAGCACGCTACTATACACGGCAAAGCCATTGGTGTTGGTGTAAGCGATAGCCCAACCGGCCCCTTTAAAGATGCCCGCGGGACGGCCCTGGTTACCAACGATATGACCAAAGCCGTTAAACACTCCTGGGACGACATAGACCCATCGGTTATTATTGATAAAGACGGGCAGGCTTACCTGTTTTGGGGCAACGGCATTTGCTACTACGCCAAACTAAAGCCCAACATGACCGAACTGGATGGCGAAATTAAAACCATTACCCTGTCGCACTATACCGAAGCGCCGTGGATACATGAGCGTAATGGCTGGTATTACCTTTCATACGCCTATGAGTTTCCCGAGAAAATAGCCTACGCCATGAGCCGAAATATTAATGGCCCCTGGGTTTATAAAGGCATCATCAACGAAATTGCAGGTAACTCCAACACTAATCACCAGGCTATCATCAACTTTAAAGGCAAAGATTATTTTATATACCACAATGGCGCCCTGGTGCCCGATGCAGGCAGCTTCCACCGTTCGGTATGTATCGATTATTTGTACTACAATAAAGATGGTACTATAAAAAGAGTGGTGATGACCAGCGAGGGGGTGAGTAAGGTTAAGTAA
- a CDS encoding nucleotidyltransferase: protein MDVFDEEIVNFWKALQNHHVQYILIGGYAINFYGYLRFTGDLDIWLNDNLENRRALRKTFIACNMGDYPIIETMQFVPGWTEFHLNNSLRLDILTEMKGLEQYTFEECLQMASIADIENVKIPFLHINQLIINKKQVNGPKDQSDVLALEQI, encoded by the coding sequence GTGGATGTATTTGACGAGGAAATTGTAAATTTCTGGAAAGCCCTTCAAAACCACCATGTGCAATATATTCTGATAGGTGGCTATGCTATAAATTTCTATGGATATCTGCGTTTCACAGGCGACCTGGATATTTGGCTTAACGACAATTTAGAAAACAGGCGAGCTTTACGTAAAACTTTCATAGCCTGTAATATGGGTGACTATCCGATAATAGAAACCATGCAATTTGTACCTGGCTGGACTGAATTTCACCTAAACAATAGTCTCCGGCTTGATATACTCACCGAAATGAAGGGTCTGGAGCAATACACCTTTGAGGAATGTTTGCAAATGGCCTCAATAGCCGATATTGAAAATGTAAAAATACCGTTCCTGCATATCAATCAACTGATAATCAACAAAAAGCAGGTAAACGGGCCGAAAGATCAAAGCGATGTTTTGGCGCTTGAACAGATATAG
- a CDS encoding lysophospholipid acyltransferase family protein, with amino-acid sequence MSLISKNDIIKATGTARLPGLASLLMRLMKIDAFNNMMQQAGILTGVEFTSFALQFLGITIRVDEEDLANIPTSGAFIAVANHPYGAVESLALLNLLVSRRPDTLFMGNFLLKRVPNLADYIIAVNPFEKIKDGSSISGLKNTLSQLRNGTPVAIFPAGEVSAFDFKTQRVTDREWHPVVGKLIAKAGAPVLPIYFHGDNGLGFSLLRYIHPSLQTAMLPAELFNKKGMVLRVRIGKPISPSDFHAQQKNDELLPILRAKTYGLKEEAA; translated from the coding sequence ATGAGTTTAATCAGCAAAAACGATATCATAAAAGCTACCGGCACCGCCAGGCTTCCCGGTTTGGCTTCGCTGTTGATGAGACTGATGAAGATAGATGCTTTTAATAATATGATGCAACAGGCTGGGATTTTAACGGGTGTTGAATTCACCAGTTTTGCGCTTCAGTTTTTAGGCATCACCATCCGGGTTGACGAAGAAGACCTGGCCAACATCCCGACATCAGGTGCATTCATCGCGGTGGCCAACCATCCCTATGGCGCTGTTGAATCACTGGCGCTGCTTAATTTATTGGTATCGCGCAGGCCCGACACACTGTTTATGGGTAACTTTTTGCTTAAACGGGTGCCCAACCTGGCCGATTACATCATAGCAGTTAATCCGTTCGAAAAAATCAAAGACGGTTCAAGTATCAGCGGACTAAAAAACACATTGAGTCAGCTGCGGAACGGCACCCCCGTTGCCATTTTCCCGGCAGGCGAAGTTTCGGCATTTGACTTTAAAACGCAGCGTGTTACCGATAGGGAATGGCACCCCGTTGTTGGAAAGCTGATTGCCAAAGCCGGCGCACCCGTGCTGCCTATCTATTTTCATGGCGACAATGGCTTAGGTTTCAGCCTGCTGCGTTACATCCACCCTTCGCTCCAAACAGCCATGTTACCCGCTGAACTTTTCAATAAAAAAGGAATGGTGCTTCGGGTACGCATAGGTAAACCCATATCGCCCAGTGACTTCCATGCACAGCAAAAAAACGACGAACTGTTGCCTATACTAAGGGCTAAAACATACGGGTTAAAAGAGGAGGCTGCGTAG
- a CDS encoding RNA polymerase sigma-70 factor: protein MSIQDLIRRIQINQDESAFNELYRQQFAKLFQFAFSFLGDKEAAEEIINDVFLKVWLNRKDMGQVLNIQVYLYVTVKNACLNYLRGATSKQLKELNIAEAYYFHLSVDPAQLLISKELQAFLLTAVDSLPPRCKLIFKMVKQDGLSCKEVAAILNLSDKTVFAQLAIALKKLESVLL from the coding sequence TTGAGTATACAGGATTTGATCAGACGTATCCAGATTAATCAAGATGAATCTGCATTTAACGAGCTTTACAGACAGCAGTTTGCTAAGTTATTTCAGTTTGCCTTTTCGTTTTTAGGAGATAAGGAGGCGGCAGAAGAAATTATCAACGATGTGTTTCTTAAAGTTTGGTTGAACCGTAAAGATATGGGCCAGGTGCTCAATATCCAGGTATACTTGTACGTTACGGTAAAAAACGCCTGTTTAAATTACTTAAGGGGAGCCACCTCCAAACAACTCAAAGAGTTAAACATAGCCGAAGCTTACTATTTTCACCTCTCGGTTGATCCCGCCCAATTGCTTATCAGTAAAGAGTTGCAGGCTTTTCTTTTAACGGCTGTTGATAGCTTGCCGCCACGCTGTAAGCTCATTTTTAAAATGGTTAAGCAGGACGGCTTATCTTGTAAAGAAGTTGCTGCCATCCTTAACTTATCTGATAAAACGGTGTTTGCACAACTGGCCATCGCACTCAAAAAACTCGAAAGCGTTTTGCTATAA